A stretch of the Gracilinanus agilis isolate LMUSP501 chromosome 4, AgileGrace, whole genome shotgun sequence genome encodes the following:
- the MAP10 gene encoding microtubule-associated protein 10: MAAETLSDSERLFSLELLVDWVRLEARLLPPEDQEEAGPPPPSFLRLAVAFRLLDFPTLLVYPPGGPVAPSRGPLPGSFPFGRGKSCLFRLGAATLQRLLGFSPLYALLLTVPPGSPTPAPKLLGSCSISLAPAARGLTGGEENGLSTTGASQGHRGLYVLRDLMGEQVGQIYLGYRLTDLGSTLLGHIPPKTPVTFQREGERNAAGALVSRVEKMRTNESISPAPQGKQPSPPPFINIVQVEPEDLDDLEEPKPQDDVIEIVTCDKTKPKQQEYVVKIVKTPSKYKRSDIDLELTDSSQSEIMRLNEVRENNSTTNQEVTELELETNIICPPPLYYSHLEPKKIPPAKGKFITVPQITMPKESDDVVQEEIAPCPLVRNHDVPSDQNQTSMAQSRPDPGEFFDQDKLDTIRQLPLLNALLVELSLLYNQPLATATGIHPHLAWLYRPEDRKAPEPSENATGKTEEVGDKFLPREREENLNPQLTSSQVEHSLKKGVCFEKKHIIPKKVVQKRKLFYGLTNTLKLRLKRTNPAMLILHEKREQYRKMQTEMPETEKLRLPSSKGKSYTEEHGKPHTLPSNLCSTSNILAENIKSLKQNEVESEGQSFTKETHVSGSGTEKEINVEVEVNKEPAIEKDNVISPILPEKVTPTDVSEISKKEVKVHHLDTDSENSRIDNIVIDYSNEASDKQVETMASDFHPLDSDDNKSSKNSYSESVLEVKYSEDFTSPCYSEDFSSVADTVGSSRIHDSIPELEANNLSYSHLDTDCKSSESKTSRKSHKNEMNSVLTPPFSAGLPVHSYKKSHLSKSQGKSLVDANNISSSDISSHWSERKKKQNDQNSIHNSEVNSQGIVDKSNPRTVQKSLEKSQSLRTSQVSSYLPSNMSELELSALDSFTSDQIEENDELGSLNICNQYKDICELVINKLPGYTV; this comes from the coding sequence ATGGCTGCAGAGACCTTATCCGATTCTGAGCGGCTCTTCTCCCTAGAACTGCTGGTGGACTGGGTACGCCTGGAGGCGCGGCTCCTGCCGCCTGAGGACCAAGAGGAGGCCGGGCCGCCCCCGCCCAGTTTTCTCCGCCTGGCTGTGGCCTTCCGTCTTCTGGACTTCCCCACGCTGCTGGTGTACCCTCCGGGAGGCCCCGTCGCTCCTTCTCGCGGACCCCTGCCTGGCTCCTTCCCTTTTGGCCGCGGCAAGTCCTGTCTTTTCCGTTTGGGTGCGGCCACTCTGCAGCGTCTGTTGGGCTTCTCACCTCTCTATGCGCTGCTCCTGACTGTGCCCCCCGGCAGCCCGACCCCGGCTCCGAAGCTTTTGGGCAGCTGCAGCATCTCACTAGCCCCCGCTGCCCGAGGGCTCACCGGAGGAGAGGAGAATGGGCTCTCTACCACGGGAGCTTCCCAGGGTCACCGAGGTCTTTATGTCCTGAGAGACCTGATGGGGGAGCAAGTAGGGCAAATTTACCTAGGTTATCGCTTGACTGATTTGGGGAGCACTTTGCTGGGTCACATTCCCCCAAAGACACCTGTGACTTTccagagggagggggagaggaatgcTGCTGGAGCTCTGGTCAGTAGAGTGGAAAAAATGAGGACAAATGAGAGTATATCTCCAGCCCCACAGGGGAAACAGCCATCTCCTCCACCATTCATAAACATTGTTCAAGTGGAGCCAGAGGATTTGGATGATTTGGAAGAACCCAAGCCACAGGATGATGTAATTGAGATAGTTACCTGTGACAAAACTAAGCCAAAGCAGCAGGAATATGTGGTTAAGATAGTTAAAACTCCCAGTAAATACAAGAGGAGtgatatagatttagagttgacaGATTCTTCCCAGTCGGAGATTATGAGATTAAATGAGGTTAGAGAAAACAATAGTACAACAAATCAGGAAGTTACAGAGTTAGAACTTGAAACTAACATAATTTGCCCACCACCTCTGTATTATTCTCATCTGGAGCCAAAAAAGATCCCCCCAGCTAAGGGCAAATTCATAACTGTACCTCAAATCACTATGCCTAAAGAATCAGATGATGTGGTTCAGGAAGAAATAGCCCCATGCCCCTTGGTAAGGAACCATGATGTACCATCAGATCAGAATCAAACTTCAATGGCCCAATCTCGTCCTGACCCAGGTGAATTTTTTGACCAAGATAAACTTGACACTATAAGGCAGCTGCCTCTATTAAATGCTTTGTTAGTTGAGTTATCTTTATTATATAACCAGCCCCTTGCAACTGCTACTGGTATACACCCTCACTTAGCCTGGTTATATAGGCCTGAGGACAGGAAGGCTCCAGAACCTTCCGAAAATGCCACTGGTAAAACTGAAGAAGTTGGAGACAAGTTTTTAcccagggaaagagaagagaacttAAATCCTCAATTAACAAGCAGCCAGGTTGAACACAGTCTCAAAAAAGGAGtatgttttgaaaaaaaacatatcATCCCAAAAAAAGTAGTTCAAAAAAGAAAGCTGTTTTATGGCCTTACAAATACACTCAAACTCCGTTTAAAGCGTACAAACCCAGCCATGTTAATACTACATGAAAAAAGAGAACAGTATAGAAAAATGCAAACAGAAATGCCAGAAACAGAAAAACTTAGGCTCCCATCATCTAAGGGGAAAAGTTATACAGAAGAGCATGGGAAGCCACACACACTTCCCAGCAATCTGTGTTCTACTTCAAATATTCTTGCTGAAAACattaaaagtttaaaacaaaatgagGTGGAATCTGAAGGCCAAAGCTTTACAAAAGAAACTCATGTTTCAGGAAGTGGAACTGAAAAGGAGATAAATGTTGAAGTCGAAGTAAATAAGGAACCAGCTATAGAAAAAGACAATGTGATAAGCCCCATTTTACCTGAGAAGGTCACTCCTACAGATGTTTCAGAAATatctaagaaagaagtaaaagtcCATCATCTAGATACTGACTCAGAGAATAGCAGAATAGACAATATTGTCATAGATTATAGTAATGAAGCAAGTGACAAACAGGTTGAAACTATGGCTTCTGACTTTCATCCTCTTGATTCAGATGATAATAAATCAAGTAAAAATAGCTATTCTGAAAGTGTATTAGAAGTAAAGTATTCTGAAGACTTTACTAGCCCTTGCTATTCTGAAGATTTCTCCAGTGTTGCTGATACTGTTGGAAGTTCTAGGATTCATGATAGCATTCCTGAACTGGAAGCAAATAACCTCAGTTATTCTCATTTAGATACTGATTGTAAGTCTAGTGAATCTAAAACATCTAGAAAAagtcataaaaatgaaatgaattctgTTCTTACCCCACCTTTTTCAGCTGGCTTGCCAGTACATTCATATAAAAAGTCTCATCTTTCAAAGTCTCAGGGCAAAAGCCTCGTAGATGCAAATAATATCTCCAGCAGTGACATTTCTTCACATTggagtgaaaggaagaaaaaacaaaatgaccAAAATAGCATTCATAATTCTGAAGTGAATAGTCAAGGGATTGTTGATAAATCTAACCCAAGAACTGTTcaaaaatctttagaaaaaagCCAGTCCCTGAGAACCTCCCAAGTGAGTTCTTATTTGCCATCTAATATGTCTGAACTAGAACTTAGTGCTCTGGATAGCTTTACTTCAGATCagattgaagaaaatgatgaactTGGCTCACTAAATATTTGCAATCAATACAAAGACATTTGTGAGTTAGTAATAAATAAGCTTCCTGGGTATACAGTGTAA